One window of Catonella massiliensis genomic DNA carries:
- the rpsH gene encoding 30S ribosomal protein S8 translates to MTTSDPIADMLTRIRNANTAKHDEVDVPASNMKVSIAEILLREGYIKSFAINEVNGFKNIHIELKYGKDKNEKVINGLKRISKPGYRVYANCADLPKVLGGLGVAIVSTNKGVITDKEARSFGVGGEVLAFVW, encoded by the coding sequence ATGACAACAAGTGATCCAATTGCTGATATGCTTACAAGAATCCGTAATGCAAATACGGCTAAACACGATGAGGTTGATGTACCTGCTTCCAATATGAAGGTATCAATCGCAGAGATCCTCTTAAGAGAGGGTTATATAAAGAGTTTCGCTATCAATGAGGTTAATGGTTTCAAGAATATCCACATCGAGCTTAAGTACGGTAAGGATAAGAATGAAAAGGTTATTAACGGATTAAAGAGAATCTCAAAGCCTGGTTATAGAGTATATGCTAACTGTGCAGACCTTCCAAAGGTTCTTGGTGGTCTCGGAGTTGCTATCGTATCTACTAACAAGGGTGTTATCACTGACAAAGAGGCTAGAAGCTTCGGAGTTGGTGGAGAAGTTCTTGCATTTGTTTGGTAA
- the secY gene encoding preprotein translocase subunit SecY, whose amino-acid sequence MIKAIRNALKVKDIRERILFTLLCLAVVRLGSQLPIPGIDRSRISEFLNQITQLSFLNAITGGSFEQLSIFALSITPYITSSIIMQLLTIAIPRLEEIQKEGEEGRKKIGAATRYVTVALALIESIAMAIGFGRSGYLENYSVLSVVVITLTLTAGSAFLMWIGEKITDKGVGNGISIILLVNIVSRMPSDIINLFKTYVVGGTTVINKVIAAILIVAIIVALTVYIIVLNDAIRKIPVQYAQKLQGRRLVGGSGSNIPLKVNTGGVMPIIFASSILQTPIIICRFLGIQPKSGAGATLGEKILKVLNQQAWCNFSSWGEAKYTLGLILYVVMIIFFAYFYTSITFNPLEIANNMKKSGGFIPGIRPGRPTSDFLTKVLNSIIFIGACGLTVAALIPIICSGVFGADVSFGGTSLIIVVGVILETMKQIESMMLERHYKGFLND is encoded by the coding sequence ATGATAAAAGCGATTCGTAATGCTCTTAAGGTAAAAGATATAAGAGAGAGAATTTTATTCACTCTCTTGTGTCTTGCAGTAGTCAGACTTGGATCACAGCTTCCTATTCCGGGAATTGACCGTAGCAGGATATCTGAGTTCTTGAACCAGATTACACAGCTTTCATTTCTGAATGCCATTACCGGTGGGTCATTTGAACAGTTATCAATATTTGCACTTAGTATTACACCATATATCACGTCTTCCATCATTATGCAGCTCCTCACAATAGCCATTCCTAGGCTTGAGGAGATACAGAAAGAGGGAGAAGAAGGCAGAAAGAAGATTGGTGCTGCTACACGTTATGTAACAGTTGCACTTGCTCTTATTGAGAGTATAGCTATGGCAATCGGATTTGGCCGTTCAGGATATTTGGAGAATTACTCTGTGCTTTCAGTTGTAGTAATTACTCTTACTCTTACGGCAGGATCTGCCTTCCTTATGTGGATAGGTGAAAAGATTACTGACAAGGGAGTTGGTAATGGTATATCAATCATCCTTCTTGTAAACATAGTTTCAAGAATGCCTTCAGATATCATAAATCTTTTTAAGACTTATGTTGTAGGCGGAACTACTGTTATCAATAAGGTTATAGCAGCAATACTCATCGTAGCAATAATTGTTGCGCTTACTGTTTATATAATTGTATTAAATGATGCAATTAGAAAGATTCCTGTGCAGTACGCACAGAAGCTTCAGGGAAGAAGACTTGTAGGTGGTTCAGGATCAAATATACCACTTAAGGTAAATACCGGCGGTGTTATGCCAATCATCTTTGCAAGTTCAATTCTCCAGACACCTATTATTATCTGCAGATTCCTTGGAATACAGCCAAAGAGTGGAGCAGGTGCAACCTTAGGTGAGAAGATTTTAAAGGTATTGAACCAGCAGGCTTGGTGTAACTTCAGTAGCTGGGGAGAGGCAAAATACACATTGGGACTTATACTCTATGTGGTTATGATTATATTCTTTGCTTACTTCTATACCTCAATAACCTTCAATCCGCTTGAGATTGCAAACAACATGAAGAAGTCGGGTGGATTTATACCGGGTATCAGACCTGGCCGTCCTACTAGTGATTTCCTCACAAAGGTACTTAACAGCATCATATTTATCGGAGCTTGCGGCCTTACAGTTGCAGCACTTATTCCGATTATATGTTCAGGAGTATTTGGGGCAGATGTATCGTTTGGTGGTACATCCCTCATCATCGTTGTAGGTGTTATACTTGAAACAATGAAGCAGATTGAGTCAATGATGCTTGAGAGACATTACAAAGGTTTTTTAAATGATTAA
- the secD gene encoding protein translocase subunit SecD, with the protein MNSKKRGIVKLFSYIVVIALLAAVALGAFGNKVGSARGIKRGLDLAGGVSITYETVKSKPTATEMADTIEKMRLRAEIFSTESEVYQEGLNRVVVDIPDVKDADAVLKQLGSAGSIQFIPVEGNITRQTDGTYKLNKSIEELAKEKKISVDGADVSTAKAQSIKGDAGVGVQYIVELELNAKGANKFAKATQDNLGKQIAIVYDGNVISAPVVQNVISDGKAQISGQDSMEEAERLASIIRVGALPLELKEVRSSVVGAKLGDTALETSLLAGLIGFIIVFLFMIVMYKIPGLASSLALIAYVVIELVLLQLLQITLTLPGIAGIVLSIGMAVDANVIIFTRIKEEIGLGKSVRTAIGNGFNKALSAIIDGNVTTIIAAIVLGIFGTGTIKGFAYTLALGIIISMFTALFITKFLLYSFYDMGFDSEKSYGTKVDKENMPFLKFAPKAYVLSLVVIGIGIATMAVNAASGKGAFDYALEFSGGTSTEVVFNNGKVPGNDEIRNFVNGVIPSSNADVTQIVGEDAVVIKTKSLTEEERTKLREAFVDKYKVSKDDINNENISGAVSGEMKTSALMAVIAATICMLIYIIIRFRNVAFGASAVLALIHDVLVVATLYALTRMNVGNTFIACMLTIVGYSINATIIIFDRIRENLAEKRRGDTVALVVDKSITQTFSRSINTTVTTLIMVVVLFIMGVSSVREFSLPIIVGLICGAYSSICITGTLWYLFVKKKLEK; encoded by the coding sequence ATGAATAGCAAGAAACGCGGCATAGTCAAGCTATTTAGCTATATCGTGGTGATAGCGCTTTTGGCGGCTGTTGCACTCGGTGCATTTGGCAATAAGGTGGGCAGTGCAAGGGGAATTAAGAGAGGACTTGACCTTGCAGGTGGAGTTAGTATTACTTATGAGACAGTAAAGTCTAAGCCTACAGCTACGGAAATGGCTGATACCATTGAAAAAATGAGACTCCGTGCAGAGATCTTTAGTACAGAGTCTGAGGTTTATCAGGAAGGCTTAAACAGAGTAGTAGTTGATATTCCGGATGTTAAAGATGCAGATGCTGTACTTAAACAGCTCGGTTCAGCCGGCTCTATCCAGTTTATTCCTGTTGAAGGTAATATTACAAGACAGACAGATGGAACTTATAAGTTAAATAAGTCCATTGAAGAGCTTGCAAAAGAGAAGAAAATATCCGTAGACGGTGCTGATGTATCTACAGCTAAGGCTCAGTCTATAAAGGGTGATGCAGGAGTAGGTGTTCAGTACATAGTTGAGCTTGAACTAAATGCCAAGGGAGCAAATAAGTTTGCCAAGGCTACACAGGACAATCTCGGCAAGCAGATAGCTATTGTATACGATGGCAATGTAATATCTGCCCCTGTTGTACAGAATGTAATTTCAGACGGTAAGGCTCAGATATCCGGTCAGGACTCTATGGAAGAAGCTGAGAGACTTGCTTCTATCATTAGAGTAGGTGCCCTTCCTCTTGAGCTTAAAGAAGTTCGTTCAAGCGTGGTAGGTGCCAAGCTTGGTGACACAGCACTTGAAACCTCACTTTTAGCCGGTCTTATTGGTTTTATCATAGTATTCCTCTTTATGATAGTCATGTATAAGATTCCGGGACTTGCTTCAAGCTTAGCCCTCATCGCCTATGTGGTAATCGAGCTTGTACTCTTACAGCTATTACAGATTACACTTACCCTTCCGGGTATTGCGGGTATCGTGCTGTCCATCGGTATGGCGGTAGATGCAAACGTTATTATATTTACCCGTATCAAGGAAGAGATTGGTCTTGGCAAGTCAGTTCGTACTGCTATCGGAAATGGTTTTAATAAGGCTCTTTCAGCCATCATTGACGGTAATGTAACTACAATTATTGCAGCCATAGTGCTTGGTATCTTTGGTACAGGTACAATCAAAGGCTTTGCATACACACTTGCTCTCGGTATTATCATTTCCATGTTTACCGCTCTTTTCATAACCAAATTCCTGCTTTATTCATTCTATGATATGGGATTTGATTCAGAGAAGAGTTATGGAACTAAGGTTGATAAGGAGAACATGCCATTCCTTAAGTTTGCTCCTAAGGCATATGTTCTTTCACTTGTAGTTATCGGTATTGGTATTGCTACTATGGCGGTAAATGCAGCCTCAGGCAAAGGAGCGTTTGACTATGCCCTTGAGTTCTCAGGCGGTACATCTACAGAAGTTGTATTTAATAATGGTAAGGTTCCGGGAAATGATGAAATCAGAAACTTTGTAAACGGGGTTATTCCTTCATCAAATGCGGACGTAACACAGATAGTTGGTGAGGATGCCGTAGTTATCAAGACCAAGTCACTTACTGAAGAGGAGAGAACAAAGCTTCGTGAGGCCTTTGTTGATAAATACAAGGTATCTAAGGATGATATCAACAACGAGAACATCTCTGGTGCAGTAAGTGGTGAGATGAAGACTTCAGCTCTTATGGCAGTTATTGCGGCTACAATCTGTATGCTTATTTACATCATTATCAGATTTAGAAACGTTGCCTTTGGTGCAAGTGCCGTATTAGCTCTTATACACGATGTTCTTGTGGTAGCTACACTTTACGCTCTTACAAGAATGAACGTAGGTAATACCTTCATTGCCTGCATGCTCACCATAGTTGGTTACTCTATCAATGCAACCATCATTATCTTCGACCGTATCAGAGAGAATCTTGCCGAGAAGAGACGTGGTGATACAGTTGCTCTGGTAGTTGACAAATCCATTACACAGACATTCTCAAGAAGTATCAATACCACAGTTACCACACTTATCATGGTTGTTGTACTCTTTATTATGGGTGTTAGCTCAGTAAGAGAGTTCTCACTTCCTATTATCGTGGGACTTATCTGCGGTGCCTATTCATCTATCTGTATTACAGGTACATTATGGTATCTCTTTGTTAAGAAGAAGCTTGAGAAATAA
- the rplR gene encoding 50S ribosomal protein L18, translated as MVRKASRSAIREKKHRRMRAHLSGTAARPRLAVFRSNSHMYAQIIDDQAGATLVAASTLEKDVKSGLEHTNDVAAASAVGTAIAKKALEKGIKEVVFDRGGFIYQGKVQALADAAREAGLQF; from the coding sequence ATGGTTCGTAAAGCATCAAGAAGCGCTATTCGCGAAAAGAAACATAGAAGAATGCGTGCACACCTTTCAGGTACAGCTGCAAGACCTCGTCTCGCTGTATTTAGAAGTAATAGCCATATGTACGCACAGATCATTGACGACCAGGCTGGAGCTACTTTAGTTGCTGCATCCACACTTGAAAAGGATGTTAAGTCCGGTCTTGAGCATACCAATGATGTAGCTGCTGCTTCTGCAGTAGGTACTGCTATAGCTAAAAAGGCACTTGAAAAGGGAATTAAGGAAGTCGTTTTCGATAGAGGTGGTTTCATTTATCAGGGTAAAGTACAGGCACTCGCTGACGCTGCTAGAGAAGCAGGTCTTCAATTCTAA
- the scfA gene encoding six-cysteine ranthipeptide SCIFF yields the protein MKHIKSLTTRNLKESMKKGGCGECKTSCQSACKTSCTVGNQSCEAR from the coding sequence ATGAAACATATTAAAAGCTTAACTACAAGGAATCTTAAGGAATCTATGAAGAAGGGTGGCTGCGGAGAGTGCAAGACTTCTTGCCAGTCAGCTTGCAAGACTTCATGTACTGTTGGTAACCAGAGCTGTGAGGCTAGGTAA
- a CDS encoding DUF6472 family protein has protein sequence MGYACEDCNNYVYDEDEEAYICVQDMDEDDFYKVMSSKFRDCPYYRSGDEYKVVRHQM, from the coding sequence ATGGGTTATGCCTGCGAGGACTGTAATAACTACGTTTATGATGAAGATGAAGAAGCCTACATCTGTGTCCAGGATATGGACGAGGACGATTTTTATAAGGTAATGTCGAGTAAATTTAGGGACTGTCCTTACTACAGGTCAGGTGACGAGTATAAGGTGGTCAGACACCAGATGTAA
- the rplO gene encoding 50S ribosomal protein L15 — protein MNLTDLQPIAGSRQSNNFRRGRGHASGNGKTAGKGHKGQKARSGAPRPGFEGGQMPLYRRIPKRGFHNRNSKEIVAINVSELNLFEDGTEVTIQALLDAGVIKKVCDGVKILGNGELTKKLTVKVNAYSASAEEKIKNLGGIAEVI, from the coding sequence ATGAATTTAACAGACTTACAGCCAATAGCGGGCTCTCGTCAGAGTAATAATTTCAGAAGAGGCCGTGGTCATGCTTCTGGAAATGGTAAGACTGCCGGTAAGGGACATAAGGGACAGAAGGCTCGTTCAGGAGCTCCAAGACCGGGATTCGAGGGTGGTCAGATGCCACTTTACAGGAGAATTCCTAAGAGAGGTTTCCACAACAGAAATTCTAAGGAAATTGTAGCTATCAATGTATCTGAGCTTAACCTCTTCGAAGATGGAACTGAAGTAACAATTCAGGCTCTCCTTGATGCAGGTGTAATCAAAAAGGTATGCGACGGCGTAAAGATTCTTGGAAACGGAGAACTTACAAAGAAGCTTACAGTTAAAGTAAACGCTTACAGTGCTTCGGCAGAAGAAAAGATTAAAAATCTTGGCGGGATTGCTGAGGTGATCTAA
- the map gene encoding type I methionyl aminopeptidase: protein MEVGIKDENAISLMREAGKRLAFVLSELEAYVKPGLSTYEIDKKGEELIRKCDGIPSFLGYNGFPASICVSVNDQVVHGIPAKEHYIDEGDIVSLDAGLIYKGWHADAARTVPVGTVIPELKDLIEVTKQSFFEGIKQAVPGNHINDISIAIQSYVESHGYSVVRDLAGHGIGQNLHEAPDIFNFRQKKQGIKIEKNMTFAIEPMVNMGGYEVEWGEDDWTVYTADYSFSAHYENTILITDGEPEILTLPR, encoded by the coding sequence ATGGAAGTGGGAATAAAGGATGAAAACGCTATTTCTTTGATGAGAGAGGCCGGCAAACGGCTGGCTTTTGTGCTTTCAGAGCTTGAAGCCTATGTTAAGCCGGGACTTTCAACTTATGAGATAGATAAAAAAGGAGAAGAACTGATTCGTAAATGTGATGGAATCCCTTCTTTTCTTGGTTATAATGGTTTTCCAGCTTCCATTTGTGTATCCGTCAACGATCAGGTTGTACACGGAATTCCTGCTAAAGAGCATTACATTGATGAAGGTGATATAGTAAGTCTTGATGCAGGCCTCATCTATAAGGGGTGGCATGCAGACGCAGCAAGGACCGTACCCGTAGGAACGGTTATTCCTGAGCTTAAGGACCTTATTGAAGTTACTAAACAGAGCTTTTTTGAGGGAATCAAGCAGGCGGTACCCGGTAATCACATAAATGATATATCTATCGCTATCCAGTCTTATGTTGAAAGCCATGGCTACTCAGTTGTAAGAGACCTTGCAGGACATGGAATTGGGCAGAATCTTCACGAAGCACCTGATATATTTAATTTTAGGCAGAAAAAGCAGGGAATTAAAATTGAAAAGAACATGACCTTTGCCATCGAGCCCATGGTAAATATGGGAGGATACGAGGTAGAATGGGGAGAGGATGACTGGACAGTTTATACTGCGGATTACTCGTTTTCAGCTCATTATGAGAATACAATTTTAATAACTGACGGTGAACCGGAGATATTAACCTTGCCAAGGTAA
- a CDS encoding type Z 30S ribosomal protein S14, translated as MAKLSMKLKQERPAKFSTREYTRCKICGRPHAYLRKYGICRICFRELAYKGQIPGVKKASW; from the coding sequence ATGGCTAAGTTATCAATGAAACTTAAGCAGGAAAGACCTGCAAAGTTCTCTACCAGGGAATATACACGTTGCAAAATCTGTGGCCGTCCTCATGCTTATTTAAGAAAATACGGAATCTGCAGAATCTGCTTCCGTGAATTAGCTTATAAAGGACAGATCCCAGGCGTGAAGAAAGCCAGCTGGTAA
- the rpmD gene encoding 50S ribosomal protein L30, with protein MADKLKVTLVKSVIGRIPKHRKTVEALGLKKTGRSNTLPNNEATRGMIKQVEYLLKVEEI; from the coding sequence ATGGCTGATAAATTAAAAGTAACATTGGTTAAGTCTGTTATCGGACGTATACCAAAGCACAGGAAGACAGTTGAAGCTCTTGGTCTTAAGAAAACAGGCCGTAGCAACACCCTTCCTAACAATGAGGCAACAAGAGGAATGATTAAGCAGGTTGAGTATCTGCTTAAGGTAGAAGAAATCTAA
- the infA gene encoding translation initiation factor IF-1, whose protein sequence is MSKADVLEIEGTVIEKLPNAMFQVELENGHKVLAHISGKLRMNFIRILPGDKVTLEMSPYDLTKGRIIWRDK, encoded by the coding sequence ATGTCTAAAGCAGATGTACTTGAGATAGAGGGAACAGTTATAGAGAAGCTCCCAAATGCAATGTTTCAGGTTGAACTTGAAAATGGACATAAGGTACTTGCACACATCAGCGGTAAGCTCAGAATGAACTTCATTCGTATCTTACCGGGTGACAAGGTAACTCTTGAAATGTCCCCTTATGACTTGACTAAGGGAAGAATTATCTGGAGAGATAAATAA
- the rpsE gene encoding 30S ribosomal protein S5, with product MNRSVDNNTENNELFDKVVAIKRVVKVVKGGRNMRFSALVVVGDKNGRVGAGLGKAAEIPEAIRKGKEDAIKNMVSLPIDENGSVPHDYVGKFGSAEVLLKKAPDGTGVIAGGPARNVLELAGYRNIRTKSLGSNNKQNVVLATINGLSKLKTPEEFARLRGISVSDL from the coding sequence ATGAATCGTTCAGTAGATAATAATACTGAGAACAATGAGCTTTTTGACAAAGTAGTTGCCATCAAGCGCGTTGTCAAGGTTGTAAAGGGCGGACGCAACATGAGATTCTCAGCTCTCGTAGTTGTAGGAGACAAGAACGGCAGAGTTGGTGCAGGTCTTGGAAAGGCTGCTGAAATCCCTGAAGCTATCCGTAAGGGTAAAGAAGACGCTATTAAGAATATGGTTTCACTTCCAATTGATGAAAACGGAAGTGTACCTCATGATTATGTTGGTAAGTTTGGAAGTGCAGAGGTTCTTCTTAAGAAAGCCCCTGATGGTACCGGAGTAATTGCCGGTGGTCCTGCTCGTAACGTACTTGAGCTTGCAGGTTACAGGAATATCAGAACTAAGTCTCTTGGTTCAAACAATAAGCAGAACGTTGTACTTGCAACAATCAACGGTTTATCAAAGCTTAAGACTCCTGAAGAATTTGCTAGACTTCGTGGCATTTCCGTATCTGATCTGTAA
- a CDS encoding adenylate kinase: MKIVMLGAPGAGKGTQAIKIAEKYGLPHISTGDIFRYNIKNNTELGLKAKEYIDKGQLVPDELTVSILLDRVSKDDCARGYILDGYPRTIPQAEVLEEALKKLGEKIDYAVNVVVPDEKIIERMSGRRTCPNCGETYHLVYNNTKKNGVCDKCSGDLIQRPDDMPETVKKRLEVYHAQTKPLEEFYQRRNVYKEVDGTKDMKEVFEDICKILG; this comes from the coding sequence ATGAAAATTGTTATGCTCGGTGCTCCTGGGGCGGGCAAAGGTACACAGGCAATTAAAATTGCTGAAAAATACGGTCTTCCACATATCTCAACCGGCGATATCTTTAGATATAATATTAAAAACAATACGGAGCTTGGTCTAAAGGCTAAGGAATACATCGATAAGGGGCAGCTTGTTCCGGATGAACTTACGGTAAGCATTCTCTTAGATAGAGTATCAAAAGATGACTGTGCTAGGGGCTATATCCTTGATGGTTATCCAAGAACCATTCCACAGGCTGAAGTACTTGAAGAGGCTCTTAAGAAATTAGGCGAGAAAATTGACTATGCTGTAAATGTGGTTGTACCTGATGAGAAGATAATTGAGAGAATGTCTGGAAGAAGGACCTGTCCGAACTGTGGTGAAACTTATCATCTTGTGTACAATAACACAAAGAAAAATGGTGTTTGCGATAAATGTAGCGGGGATCTTATTCAGCGCCCTGATGATATGCCTGAGACAGTAAAGAAGCGTCTTGAGGTATATCACGCTCAGACAAAACCGCTCGAAGAGTTCTATCAGAGAAGAAATGTATACAAAGAAGTAGACGGCACAAAGGATATGAAGGAAGTATTTGAGGACATTTGTAAGATATTAGGCTGA
- the rplE gene encoding 50S ribosomal protein L5 has product MNRLRETYDKEIAPALQKKFGYKNVMQIPKLDKVVINMGVGEAKENAKVLETAANDLGIITGQKAVYTKAKKSVANFKLREGMPIGCKVTLRGDRMYEFVDRLINLALPRVRDFRGVNPNAFDGRGDYALGLKEQLIFPEIEYDKVDKVRGMDVIFVTTAETDEEARELLRAFGMPFAK; this is encoded by the coding sequence GTGAACAGGTTAAGAGAAACCTACGATAAGGAAATTGCACCTGCTTTACAGAAAAAGTTCGGTTATAAGAATGTAATGCAGATTCCAAAGCTTGATAAGGTAGTTATCAATATGGGTGTTGGTGAGGCTAAAGAGAACGCTAAGGTTCTTGAGACAGCTGCTAATGACCTTGGAATAATTACAGGACAGAAAGCTGTATATACAAAGGCTAAGAAGTCTGTCGCAAACTTCAAACTCCGTGAGGGAATGCCAATCGGATGTAAAGTTACTCTTAGAGGTGACAGAATGTATGAGTTCGTTGACCGTCTCATCAATCTTGCACTTCCACGAGTACGTGACTTCAGAGGTGTTAATCCTAATGCTTTTGATGGTAGAGGTGATTATGCACTTGGTCTTAAGGAACAGCTTATTTTCCCTGAGATTGAGTATGATAAAGTAGACAAGGTAAGAGGTATGGACGTAATTTTCGTTACTACCGCTGAAACAGACGAAGAGGCAAGAGAGCTCCTTAGAGCATTCGGAATGCCTTTTGCAAAGTAA
- the scfB gene encoding thioether cross-link-forming SCIFF peptide maturase, translated as MIHQFQSNGYNIVLDVNSGSVHVVDEAAYDCIALYNEKVIEGRESEDDALSEIKGIILERYKEVPVTEEDFNEIISEIKELQEDGQLFTEDIYEKYVKDFKHRNTVVKALCLNIAHDCNLACRYCFAGEGEYQGDRGMMSYEVGKAAFDFLIKNSGHRKNLEVDFFGGEPLMNWDTVKKLVAYGRELEKIHDKNFRFTLTTNGVLLNDEIIDFCNKEMTNVVLSIDGRKCVHDYMRPTRGGNRSSYDIILPKLKSFAAKRGNKEYYVRGTYTAKNLDFAADVLHLADEGFKEISLEPVVSLPTEPYAIKEEDIPYLKEQYDMLAKEYIKRRREGNCFTFFHFMIDLAGGPCVAKRLSGCGSGTEYVAITPWGDIYPCHQFVGEEGFVIGNVYDGITATELQEGFKHQNVYEKPKCRDCFARYYCSGGCAANSYKFSGNIDDVYEIGCELQRKRIECAIMIKVAEETDKEEVCQN; from the coding sequence TTGATTCACCAGTTTCAAAGTAACGGATATAACATAGTTCTAGATGTAAACAGTGGCTCAGTACACGTAGTAGATGAGGCTGCTTATGATTGTATAGCCTTATACAATGAAAAAGTAATAGAAGGAAGAGAGAGTGAGGATGATGCTCTTTCTGAGATAAAGGGCATCATACTTGAGAGATATAAGGAAGTACCTGTAACAGAAGAAGACTTTAATGAGATTATATCAGAGATTAAAGAATTACAGGAGGATGGACAGCTTTTTACAGAGGATATATACGAGAAGTACGTTAAGGATTTCAAACATAGAAATACAGTGGTAAAGGCACTCTGCCTAAACATAGCCCATGACTGTAACCTTGCCTGTCGTTACTGCTTCGCGGGAGAAGGAGAATATCAGGGTGACAGAGGAATGATGAGCTATGAGGTAGGAAAGGCAGCCTTTGACTTCCTCATCAAGAACTCAGGACACAGAAAGAATCTCGAAGTAGACTTCTTCGGCGGTGAGCCTCTTATGAACTGGGATACAGTCAAGAAGCTCGTTGCCTATGGACGAGAGCTTGAGAAGATTCACGATAAGAACTTCCGTTTCACACTTACTACCAACGGAGTCCTCTTAAATGATGAGATTATCGATTTCTGCAACAAAGAGATGACCAATGTTGTCCTCAGTATAGACGGCCGTAAGTGTGTACACGACTATATGAGGCCTACCAGAGGAGGAAACAGAAGCAGCTACGATATTATTCTTCCTAAGCTTAAGTCCTTTGCGGCAAAGCGCGGTAATAAAGAATACTACGTAAGAGGTACTTATACAGCCAAGAACCTTGATTTTGCGGCTGACGTACTTCATCTTGCAGATGAAGGCTTTAAGGAAATATCGCTTGAGCCAGTGGTTTCACTGCCTACTGAGCCTTATGCGATAAAAGAAGAGGATATTCCTTATCTTAAAGAACAGTATGATATGCTTGCAAAAGAATACATCAAGAGAAGAAGAGAAGGAAACTGCTTTACCTTCTTCCACTTTATGATAGACCTTGCCGGAGGACCTTGTGTAGCTAAGCGTCTTTCAGGCTGTGGCTCAGGTACAGAGTACGTTGCTATCACACCTTGGGGCGACATCTATCCTTGCCATCAGTTTGTAGGTGAGGAAGGCTTCGTTATAGGCAATGTATATGACGGCATCACAGCGACTGAGCTTCAGGAAGGCTTTAAGCACCAGAACGTATATGAAAAGCCTAAGTGTAGAGACTGCTTTGCAAGATACTACTGTAGTGGAGGCTGTGCGGCTAACTCATATAAGTTTAGCGGCAACATTGATGATGTGTATGAGATAGGCTGTGAGCTCCAGAGAAAGCGTATCGAATGTGCCATCATGATTAAGGTGGCTGAGGAGACAGACAAAGAGGAAGTCTGTCAGAATTAG
- the rplF gene encoding 50S ribosomal protein L6, with translation MSRIGRMPIAVPAGVTVDIAENNKVTVKGPKGTLERVLPKEMIIKLENGEIVVTRPNELKKMKSLHGLTRTLINNMVVGVTEGYAKTLEVNGVGYRVSKAGKELTLNLGYSHPVVMTDPEGVESTVEGTNKIIVKGIDKEKVGQYAAEIREKRMPEPYKGKGIKYDYEVIRRKVGKTGKK, from the coding sequence ATGTCACGTATAGGAAGAATGCCTATCGCAGTACCGGCAGGAGTTACTGTTGATATTGCAGAAAATAATAAAGTGACTGTAAAAGGTCCTAAGGGAACACTTGAGAGAGTGCTTCCTAAAGAAATGATAATCAAGCTTGAAAATGGTGAGATTGTTGTTACAAGACCTAATGAATTGAAGAAGATGAAATCTCTTCATGGACTTACAAGAACACTTATTAATAACATGGTTGTTGGTGTAACTGAGGGTTATGCCAAGACACTTGAAGTAAACGGTGTAGGTTACAGAGTTTCTAAAGCAGGAAAAGAGCTTACCCTTAACTTAGGATATTCTCATCCGGTAGTTATGACCGATCCTGAGGGAGTTGAGTCAACAGTTGAAGGTACTAACAAGATTATTGTTAAAGGTATTGACAAGGAGAAAGTTGGACAGTACGCAGCTGAGATTAGAGAAAAGAGAATGCCAGAGCCATATAAGGGCAAGGGTATTAAGTATGATTATGAAGTTATCAGACGCAAGGTTGGTAAGACCGGTAAAAAATAA